In the genome of Acanthopagrus latus isolate v.2019 chromosome 17, fAcaLat1.1, whole genome shotgun sequence, the window GCAGCCTTGGAGGAACATTCAGGCAGTTTATTATAATCAAGTCACAGACTGGTATCATCAGGGTTCCTGCACCTTAAACGCtcaaattgaaaacattttcaagcattttcagCAAGCGGACACGTGCAcatgattttgtattttaaaagccTGATTCTCTGCTTCTAGTCAAGAAAAGTTGTATTTTCTTGTCATGTTTCAGCCTTGTTATAAGTCTTTTACATCgaatttttgattttgtgtgcTTGATGTATATTTTTCCACTTTGGTATTAAAACTGTGTTGTATATCGACATTTTTCAAGTTATTGTATCATAGTGTCACGACAGCACTAGTATAAGTACAGATATCATGCATTACCAGTCAATGTAAGTTGCATTTGACAGCTTTTACACTTTACACTCTATTGCTTTTTACATGATTAGATGTTTCCTTAAAGATGAATTATACATACATTGGAATCTAAATGAACATGAAtatgttaaaaagaaatgactAATGCTTTGCTCAGGACTGAAAGTTAATGCTTGCACTCCCAAACAGGAGAATGAATGCTTTTATACACTCAACCTTCCTCTCTGTAAATCAGGCTGAAGGAGGTGTGACACAGAGCCACGCAAGCAAACCAAACATAAAATCTACAATCTTGGTTTCTGACTCATCATCATGAGTCACAGCCAGAGAAGTTATTGCCTTTCATAGATCAGCGCTTGACAATCCTCCacaactcagaaatgttttttaagtaGTCAGAGCTGTCTCAGTTTATGATTTGTGAACACATAATGTTGATCCAACTCTGCAGGCTTGAAGTTCCTTTATTTAtgactgtgtttactgtcagcAGCATGGTGATAAACATGCTGGACAGATTCCCCCACCTGGCCCAggctccactgctgctgctgctgctgctgctgctgctgctcctcaggaGCTGCCGCCTCACTGCACACAGGACCATCCTGCAGCagcgtggaggaggagaaacaggacaGAGAACATGTATTATTGACTTCACTGGGAGGCATTAGTTCACACGTATTACTTTAGTTCCAAAGAAGGTGGGCACATGTATATCCAGTCACCATGTCTTCATACCTttctagttaaaaaaaaaaacctgcaacaAACCATTCATAAATAGCCTTTCGAAAAgtacaacaaacacaccaaagttctcaatgattttgtttttcagtaaacCATTCCGTCTTTTTATTTGGACACTAAACGTCAAACAACGTTCACGCGTCCCTTTCTAATGTCCATGCGTGCGCATACATTAATAACACTTTTGAAATACGCCAcggcaataaaaacaaaccatttagCAACAAAGTAGCTAACACCAACCTTGACAGTCTTGAGGTGCAACCCTAAAATCTGTCCCCCTGGAAACCGCAGTTCGTCTTCGGCAGCAGATAATGGCGACACACCAGTGTAGTTGCTCCACGTGTCCACGGGGGGGCGGAATAATACTGCCACGCAGCAGGTATGATGTGGCTCATGACATCCTACACAAAGTCAAATAATATCCATTAGTGATGCAATCATGTTATTGGGACACATACGTTTTACACAACACTAAGCTATAATTTATGGCTCCACGTGCGGTGTAATAACATCCATCAGTGGTAGAAACCCTGCACAGAgatctgctctgtgtctgtcacactctgtaaacacactgaagaaCTGGCTCTACACACATGTCCTTATTCAGTAGTATTGACAGGGGGTTTTAATAAGTCACACAAGTTACAGTCCAGCACTGGCACAGGCAGCTGAGAGTTATATTAACATGGCCTGTTGTCAAAATAGgttttcattttactgtgtcCGCGttcaacagcaaaataacaGGTTCTGTGTGATTGAAGCCCTGAAACACCTTTCTCCTGACACCAGTGAGCCGAGTCTGCGGCAGCTTCCAAGTCTGACACTGTGTCAACATCTTGTCAGAGAGAAAAGCCTGCTGGGACATCTGCTTTAATGTGAGGCCAAGCCAGACAACCCAAAAATAATGCCTTATATTATGTGAATAGGCACTCATGAGTTAATAAGActaaatgttcatgttcagcATCATAATCAAGATTATTTAAgatcataaaacatgtttaagcACTTAAAAGAAACCTGTTAATGGTTTATAGATTGCTTCGGAGCTCTAATAAATATGagtttaatttaattgtgtATAATAACgctacaaacacatttatcgAGTTGAGCCAACTTGCCTTCTGTTTCATTGTTAAGTCTTTAATTTAGCTTTCTGTTGCTTTGTTATGATTTGTACTCACATACTTTCTAATTCATTTAGCAGAGATACAGATATGGTAAATGGTCTTGCATTTCTatagtgcttttccagtctgCTGACTGGAAGTTATCATCAATGACAAGCAATGTTGAGAgggttattttaaaaatgtattctatATGGTTACATGGTTATACGgttaattttattgcttatttttgctattgttcctgttattgtaatatgtttatgtttctgtaacattatgttgctgctgtgacaaacaaatttccccttctgcgggacattaaaggatttctgattctgattctgatactAATTACCTGTTATAACATGTAATCAGTAATGTATTTAAAGTATCATGATATCAAAATAATGTCACTTGATTCCTTTCTATTACCACAGGGGGATCCTACCACCTAGGATTCCATTCAAGGCTGAGGCCAGATGTGTCAGGTTGGggttaaagggaaaactatggagaTATGAATTgaacccaaatgcagttactcaAGGGACAAGGAAatgggggaaacaaaaggcaagctttattaaatcaaagctgaatgcaaaaatcCAAGGGagtcaaaaggcaaagtagcaaaagaaagaacataggagaaacttaaaggacacagaggggcatggaaaatcaaaacaaagacacaacaagacatgatacaaagacataaatccATAACCAGAGCATAACAAAAGACAAGACTCTACAGACATGACAAGATGTCATTCCACTACTGATTAAAGGACAGTAGGTGTGCTCTGGCTTTGCCCTATTGCCACTGAAAAGTCTTTCGAAGACACAGCCCTTGTTTGAGAAATGGTCTTGTTCAACTCCTCGTGGAAACATGTAATATCACACCAACAGGGACTGGCACCTTTCTGAGGGGCCGTAAAAAGTGTGAATTACTCTGGGATCATAATACTGTGCAAATACAGACAGTGTCATAAACTACTGCACACTTGTTGGCATGTAATTAGAATAAttcaacacataaaaaaatgtcctACCAGCACGTCAGTATAAATTCAATCTGTGTACGAAGGAAACAAGAACGTCAGACAGGAGATTAATGTTATAATTAGTGAGTGAAAGTTGGAGATGAGGGCATTCAGACAGCAAGACAATCTGGgatgagcaaaacaaaaacaagaggatGATATAAAGAGCGAGGgatgagcaggaagaggaggggaagtgtGCCAAAACAGAGGGAGGCTGAGACACTTCCTGTCCTGTGGTCTGATCTATGGCTACTGGGAGCATAAATCTATCCACACATCCTCCACGGCCCTGAGCATATCTGAGAAAACAACGCCACGAAGCATAACAACATCTGTGTAAGATCTTCTTCAGAAGCAGGTTGTGTCACAATTACATTCACATGTTAAATATTCTGCACGCACCCTTTATTAAAGTGTACTTGTATCAGCTGTTGCAGACATAGTAGGGTACTTTTCCTTAAATGGGTGGCTTTGTGGAACCAAGCGTCTTCATCACTGTACCGCAAACGTATAAGGTCATCAACAAGGAGACAGTGCCCTGCATCCAAGACTGCAATAGACACAACTAAGTTTAAAAGTCCACACCTCTCTGGTCTATTTAAAAGAGGGGAAGGAATTCAAAAAGGTCGGTGGGACTCTTCCCAGGCAGGCATTCCAGACACGCTGACTCTCCTTCTTGCTGTGTACAGTACACTCAGCGAGGTCAGCCTGCCCACAACCTGTCTCCAGATATCACTCTCTGCAGCACCTGGAGGACAGGGTGGCTCACTGGAATTTGCATACATAGTGGTCTCCCAGTCAcctacgtgtgtgtgcatgtgtgtgtgtgtgtgtcggtgtgtgtgtgtcaatgttGGATGTGAGAATACCTGTCCAGAGTGTTTCCACTCTCTTGTGAACATTCATCCCCAAACCATTATCCCACCGCACCCGTCCGCTCTCATTCATCCTCTGCTCAGTCCATTCAGTCAGTCTGACTGAAATCAGCCCTGCTGTTTTATGATCCGCCCGGATATCAGTGCTGCAGCCGCAGACTCCAGCTGATAATGGAAGCCTGTCTGAAATTACAACCTGGCtaatggcagagagagagagggatgcaCATATCACAGATTCTTCTATATGCATGTGCAAATGTTGTctaatttatttctgtttgtttcaatgtgtgtgtgtgtgtgtgtgtgtgtgtgtgtgtgtgtgtgtgtgtgtgtgtgtgtgtgtgtgtgtgtgtgtgtgtgtgtgtgtgtgtgtactgcataTGGCCTCTAAAGTGATGCATCAGTGTACTGATCGATATGCAGCTGTCTAGAGCTCCACAGGAAGTCAGGGAATGCGCTGCAGTCAGCATGGCTCTATACCAACTCACCaagataagaaaacacacacacgcacacacacactcatgcacagaGATCAGATAAGTGCCAGGAAGGGTCTATTTCAGGGCAGGGAGAATGGCAGGTTGGCAGGTGCCAGAGGCTCTCAGAGACCCGGCGGTTTCCTGTGAGGAGTGCAGGGGGTCAGTGGAGCTGCAGGGCTGAGAGCCAGGCAACACCAGAGGACCAGTGAACACTGTCCAACAGCAGCGGCAACTGGGATGTCAGCAGCAAGTGGAAATGCACAAGCATTAATAGAcaaaattcagccattttacAGTCATATCATGTCTTTGACCACACTTAAAGGGGAACTCcgccagttttacacattacaaattgtgtttacaggtcttggggaacACTGCTTGTGAATCTGTGGCcctagaggaagctgcatgtaatttcACAATTTCAAGTGGCATTGTGGAAAATGTAATcatcaggttttgaaaagcagtccagtGGTCATCatggacagtttgaaaacaagTGATTAAAATCGATACAGCAGAGCCAGAGATGTCAACTTTTACGTTACCCATAACGCACCTTAGTcaatgtgtgacatcactggtggaAACGCATCAGACTGTGTGCAGCTTTTTCTGGAACTGGCACAAAAGGCATTAGACTACTACTTACCCAGGTCAAGTCCTGTAAATACAGAATCATGTGTACATTTGGTATAgttctgtgaaaacaaaaaactaccaAAAGTAGTTTGCTGATCTATTAACACAAAATCTTAAAAAGAATCCCCAATAATCTAATATAAACACAATCAGTAGTGACATTGGCAAATATACTGTAGATATATGCTGAATGACTAAATATGACCAGTCAGTCATGACACTTATGAGCACATCCTTATGGGCCAATCAGGCCGTGCCATATAACATACTGTCTGGCTTCACCATGTCGtagtcaaaacaaacaaaatagacACCGCTGCTAGACAAAATGTAGCCTTGACTAGTCAGCATAAAGACACAGCAGCTCATTAGAATTCCAATGCAGTGTAGCTTATTCTAGGCTGTAAGAGGATGGAGGCTACAGGAAGGACACACTTTGGTCTAgacagatcaaatcaaatcagatcagaCAGTGCGGAGCATGGCCAGTGGACCACGTCCATGAGGATATGGACTTTTATTGGAGCATCAGAGAAAACAAGCTGTTACAGCAGTCTGATTAGTTCCTGGTCCCTGACTTTAGCTGTGTTAAACAGTGAAGTCAGCACCTGTGCAtgcacacagctgtgtgtggcaCATggttttaaagggtaactccaccaattctacacatttaatgtgtgtttagAGGTCTCAGGGAGTGTGGCTGCAGATGTAAAAATAATAGgataaagccttttgtggctccagtggaTGCTGCAGGTACTGTCATAAATTCAGTAATGacattgcattatgggtaatgtaggcaccaggttttgaaaagaaggAGACTGTGTGGAATATAAAAGGGTGAtgcctgtgtttctgctgtattgattttgatcatttgttttcctgctgtcaTATCCGGTGGAATAACTCTTTAAATGACAGTGGAAAACAACTAAAGATCAGATTTCCAGGAACTCTCCTTCTTCACATTTATTATAATATGGTTCGACTTTGcaataaacattattattaaatggtacatttatatttatggTTTAATAAACATTTGGGAACACGgttgatataaaatgttgtgtaaGATGTCCTCTCTGATCCATTGGCAAAGTAATCAATAGACTTTAtagaagctgctgtgtcaacACTTGTTGACAATAACTGTATTCACTCTGTTTGCATGATAAAATGCAGACTGGTTCATAAATTCATTCAAATGTTATTGTGTTAGAAGCAGAACTGGAATCAAAACAGTTAGTACTGATTATAAAATAGCTCAAACATCTGGAAACCTCCAGACTTGAGCACAGGCCAGTACTGGGAATCTGTACTCCTGCCCAACCTTGACACAGGAAAACAGGGTGAGACAGCCAACACAGCGCTGGGCTGGCCATCAGAGAGGGATgacaatatttatatttatatcagcGCCAGGGTAGGATTTCTGGCACCGTAACATTGTCGCACCTGTTATTTCAGTCAGCCCAAGGTGCCAGGTTTCAGGGTGAGGGGTTAGGTGTCTGTCCCTCGCTGGGCCGGGgttgtgtatgagtgtgtgtgtgtgtgtgtgtgtgtgcatttgtatgtTTATATCAGTGATTGagcacatgtgtgtgcgtgaaggTGCGGAACTGATCATTTCCCAGGCAGTGCAGCAATAATACGAAATAATACAGGTGTTTTCATGATGCAGACAGGCAAACAAGTAGGTGAGAAGTGAGATGGTGATGGCTTATCATCACACTGCCTGAGAAACAAAATCAGACACATACACTGTAAACGCACatacagcaggaaaagcacacgAACACCAAAATGATCAAAGTAATGGCTGGTTCGTGTGCTGCTGTCACGCAGCTCTGCAGCCATCACTCAGAGGACGAGATGACAGTGTCGCTGAAGATGTCACTCAACAAGATTGAAGGAGCCAGACAGTCGGTTTAGCTCTGGTGCTTCATCTCTGTGAGTTGAAAGGTCACCCAGGACTCCTCTCGATGCATTCATGAAAATATTTCTGTCTAATGTTTGATGCTCAGACCTCATTGCTCATAATGCAAAGggtaacatttcacatttcaatgtGCAACTGCACATTGGCTTGTAGTTTAGCAACTTGGAGATTGGAGATTGgagaaaaacataataatactcagtttaaagatgcaataCATGAGAATTTCAGTTGATTACAttacaaaattaacaaaaaatatagaCAGAATGTTATGAAATAACAGCTCTGATGTTATGTTGTCGACCTATTGCCTTTCAGTGGaatctactaaagttagcatgctaaccagctagcaacGGCCTGTCCTGGTTCAACATTCCTCCATTCCcctggtgctccaagctccctGTCAAAAAAATAGATGCATAGCTAATCAAGTTAACTAGTTAAAAGCATAGCAACACTTGGCCGTTACGCTGGTGACACATGCTGTCCGTtgtttgagtatgaattcacTTTCATAGTCACGCTCCACATTGGagtttttaagatttaacaAACATCTCAGTCAAAGCTGCACCGTATGACGAacccacatacagtacaaagaAAGTGTGATgcaaatgtagtgattttaaaaagagaacaGAGTTTGTTTAGTCCTTATGTTTATTACACAAAAAGAACAGCAAAGGCATCACTTTCATGATATGATTCACAACTTTGACCCCAAAAAAGCTGAGTAATGTCCTGATATGTGACCATTCAGTATTAGTAAAGGtagaaaaaaggcttttaattattttgataattatcattatttatgttATGCACAAAAGCAGGCTCTCATGAATAATGTTTAACAGACATGTTGGTTGGAGAACATCAGCAATGGGTGGACAGCAAAACTAAATGCCATtacaaacattgttttcaaaTCAGGAAGATGCATATAAAGAAACCAGCCTTTGGTACAAAGTTATAAAAACAAAGgaactcacattcacatttttgtgttacTGTAATTATGAAAAAAGTAAAGCCAGTcagaaagcaaaatgttttagtCACAGGCAAGGTACAGTCCAGGCATGTACTGCAGGTAATATTCAAGAAGGCAGAAGACCAACACTGCTttattcagcacacacacactgagagctCAGCATGGGGGAAATCTCTGCCCCTCTGACTTTACCTCACAATCCAACATGATGCTGCATACTGTGAATGCAGCATCATAGCTTGTgcaaaatgcacacaaaacatgttgcacacaaaatacaaaatacagtaCAGATTAAATACATCTGGATTTTATTTGGCTGGAAGTTTTTAGATCATTTGAGTATGAGCTACTGTCACTGTTAAAGGTGTAAATAGAGTAAATAGAGGAAAGGGAGTAGTGAAGGGTCTGTTGTTGGTAGATATGCAAGGCTACACTAGTCAAGGCTAGGATCCAGACCTGAGCATAGGACATCCATTCAGATGGTTGGCATGAATGAATGACTCATTGGATGTGATCACTCCTTGGAAAGTGATGTTTCCACTGTCCTCTGAGGTGATGAACGATGTCTGGCAGGTTAATCATAGCAGACTACTGAATAAGTGAAGCTGCTTCAAATCCTTTTTCTTGCCTTCCTTGGTCAGTTAGGCTCCACTGGATGCCGCATACATTCTAAAAGGTGAGTAGATGAACTCACAGCTAAAGCACTTCTGAGTCTGTAGGAGTGGAGACTGTCTGGATTTGGCATGTATGTACAACAGTAATGAAAAGGACGGTTTCTTTAGGAGATGGATGTCAAATGATGACAGTCTCTATGTGAAAGGCATGTGAGTaggtgaaggaggaagtgtgtTTCTTGAGGTGGAAGGAAGGAGGCACAACAGGGGTGgtagagggggaggaggaggtggaggaggaggatgtgggggAGCGGCTGGCCCATCGAGAGGGGAGGCGTCGGTTGGCTGGACGGGCGGGCCTCGAGAAGTTCTTTTggacggaggaagaggagacggGAGACTTGTCCTTATCctgtggagaaacaaatgaattaCCATTTAGGATTATCACACCGCTCTGTCAACAATCAAGCTCACACACTCAGAtactttacattttgtcacGTGTTCCATCTGTAGTCTTCTTTACCCTAGGGGAAACAACAGGCATATTTCAAACAGCAACACTAATAGATTCAGCACGCTCATGTGGAAAGGTCACACAGGTAGATCCTATTCCATTTGGTCAGGAGAAAATCTTCAcatgtgctgcagctctgctacACATTTTAGTTTGGACAGTGCTGCTTCACCTGAGATTAAACTAAAGTGGTGCCTTTCATTACATTCTTTTCAAGAGGTCAAATAAAATGGGCTTGATAATTGCTCCCGCAATTTTGTTAACATTTGCATGACTTTAAAGCAGCATAATCACTTCAGCTTTCTTATTTCCGTGGTCTGCCCAGGGCATCAAGTCATCTGGCTTCTTGCAGATACTTTTGTAATTACAATACAAAGACCAGAAAAACACTTCCACTACAAGGCCCCGTGGAGGGATTGGGAGATGAAAGACGAGTTGATGAGGGTGACAGACCTCCTGCCAAGTTTAAACTTTATATGCCGCTCCACCAATTCCTTTTGTTAGGAGCCTTGAAGCAATGGAATGGCCCAGATGCCCAGATTATAATGGAGGCTCTGGCCTGCTTCTGTCTCTTAGCACATaccagaaataaacaacattccCACCAGAGCTGTCCTCAGTCAAGGGCAACTAGCGCTTAGTGTTTCAGAATGGAATGAAGCGGAACGAAATGTGCAAGCTCATCCAGGTCCCTGTGTGTGATTGGCCTTGAAAATAGTGTGACTCACTGTATTTTaaccaaataaaatgcattcTTTATGCAAAATTATATAGTTTATTCAAACAGAATGTGACTCACTTCACATCTGTACAATGAAAAGCACACCTGCTGAAGTGGGAATACAGACTGTAGATACTTGACTCTACCCACCTGCACTGTTCGATGTATCTCTTTCACACTCATGGCAAAGTGGCTGCTGAGTTGTGCATGTGTAGTGTGCGTCGTTGAGGTGTGtgaagcctgtgtgtgtctcagtgtgggAGGTAAGGGCAGAGGGTCCATGTCCAGCATGTCCAGTTCACTGacagtctcctcctgtctgacactgATGTTAGGACTTGAAGACAACTCATCTTGATGGCTCTGGTTCTGCTTAGCCCGTGCTGCGCTCTCGTAATTCTTCAGAATCCTCTCAACTGCCCCATAGTTGGACCTGGATCCCTCGGGCCGTGGGTAGGCAGCTAGAGTGAGGGGCTTCCAGGGATGGTCGGTCATTATTCGAGGCCCAGGTCTGGAGGAGTCAGACTGGGGGACAGACACATGCCTCGGCTGTgtcatctgtctttgtttgttctcAGCAGACGGCTGCTGGAGTGAGACACCGACTCTGGCAGGCTGTGGCTTTGCTTCATTGGAATTCTCATTCTTGGAGCTGGAACTGTCCACATTGTGACCTGGCACGGTATTTACAGGCAAGACCGGCTCAGAAAAGAGAGCCTCTGTGGcggctctgtgttgtgttttcctggaAGGACTGCTTGCTGTTTGAGCTTTGTGCTTGATCTCAGAATGATGTGCAGGACTCTGAGAGGTTACTGTATCTGCCTCCCTGATTCCAATCCATGGTTGTTCAGATGAAAGGTTCATTCTGACCTCTTGAACTTCAGTACCACACTTTGTTTGTCTTGACTGAACCTCATGAATTGTAGGATCCAAAGTGGAGAGAGATAATGTGACTTCAGGATACACACCCGTGACGCTGGTAGTGACATCAGTACAATGCGACTGACATGCTGTCTCCCTGGGAGCAATGACGTCATCTAACGCACTAGTTGCTGAAAAGACTGGCTGGACACCAACAGAGCCAGCATCTGTTACTGGAAAACCGTCCTCGACGCCACGACCCATCTCAGCCTGGAACAAAGTTCTGTTGaactcagctgttttttgttcaaGCATAATGTTTCTTTTGGAGCTCTGGAGCTTGAGGCTGGCAGGTGATATTTCAAGAGAGGACAATAGCAAATCTACAGGTAATTCTTTGACAATTGGAGGTATTTGTAGCTCTTTCAATCCCCCAACACCAGGTCTGTGATCTGAGCACATGTCTTTTCCAGCAGTCAAAATGTTGACTTCAGAGAAGCTTTTCTGCACAGTCCCATGTGTAGACAACTTACTGTTAGTAAACTTGCTTGCATCACAGGACCAGCGGTTGTGACAGCAGCCGACATTACATTTAGGGTTAGCAGGCACGGCGCAAGATGAAACCACACCGTCTATCAAaacttttccttcattttcttgCAGCATAGCCCCGAACTTCCTGACAATAGATGGGCTGCTGCACTTTCTGTCCACGAGAACACAGGGGCTGTGGCATTTCCTCACTGTCGCCATGGGGGATTCTGGGATGTGGAGTTCTATGTCTGGCTGGTTGGGGGTACTCAGGTTCCAGGAGGAGCTGCGTGGAGGGATGGGTGGAGCTGCTGTATCAATCTCAGAGAGCACTCCAGGACTTGTCGGTGTTGCTCTGTCTAGATCAGCAGCGTTTGCTCTTGGGGATTTGCTCGGCCCTCCATCGGTCTGCCAGGTGTTATCTGATGACAAGCTGGTCCAGTTTTCCCTCTCAAAGGCCCGAAGGTCATCATAAATCTGGCCAAGGTCGCAGGGGGCTTCATCCACCTCTAGTCGGGTTTTAATATGGTTGAACAGCATATTGCCCCCCTCCGGTGGGCATAGGGATTCAGATCGGTTCCTGAGGAGCGTCAGACAGTAAAATGCATTTACAATCACTTCAATTATAGCCAGTCCATCTCATTTATCATTCACTTacagcacagacaaacatgGAACTGACATTATGTACAAAAGTGCATCAAGACACATCATTCAGACTGATTATATCATAAGTCCATGTTGGCGCCAGGAAGTAAACATAGCAAAGAGGATTTACCTCTTATCCCCGCTCTTCTTTCTGATCTCATCCTGGTAGCTACAAAGCTCCTCGCTTACACGGGCTATCTCCTTCAGAGCCTGAGAGACAGAGTAGAGGAAACAGAGATGCAGTGAGACATTCTGGACACTGTATTACTGCAGTACATTATTTACATAAGTCTTAAAATTAAAACCAAGTTAGGTAAAGAAGATTATGTCATCAAAGAAACTAAGGAATGACAAAGTATACAGGAGGCAGTACAGgaacatgtttttatgtctgcAAGACAAGACAGAGAATGACAACCACACTTATGTGTCTTCTCTGTGTATAAAACGTGTTTTTAGCAAATACAAAAGTAGttcaaaacactcacagcaTTAAGAGCAGTggtgttcttcttcttatcGCTGCTGTAACTCTGCTCAGAACAAAAAGGACTTTCTCGAGGACTAACATGGACTTTTTCTTCATTATCTTGAGGAACATTTTTCTGCACCCCACATTCTGGAGCTCCGTGAAAAATGGCACCCAGTTGTGTTGTATCCACAGTTTCCTTGCAATCAGTGATGAAGTCTTGCTGCCAAGTGTGTCTCAACTCATCCACCAGCTCAAGTTGTGAAAGGTCATTCTGAGCGAACTGACCACCAGCATTATTATATTCACAGAGGCTGTCTGCTTGGAAGCAGGTGGAGTGGTAACTATCTGTGCCAACACAACCGCTGCCactgatgt includes:
- the soga3a gene encoding protein SOGA3a isoform X1, which gives rise to MWNAFMNGSGLHGGGGAGGGNVPSQGWEFVPCSRMDRADRGRGKTRSPLRRISSPPTVFSQLYEPQFAASPVGGEVGSGTQLEVLRGQMWPGPEPQQQQTQHTRLKKKIEELKKRHVQDKEGWMREKETLLREVADIQGGENRRILLDLKTVLEEVQLEVKREEEKRSELQLQYTRDRCAWELEKAELKCRIAQLEAKEAAGLISGGVQSAAAGPVSVLSRSVREQHGETSSLRREREEQRRLLADTHSAAMDLRCRLEHNERDWSREKAELLERFDVERREWESQLKDMQKKIEELYCEVRAKREGTGLDSGRQDNDDIVKRLSIRSTSTGSSLLSDNSRSEPLSSNSRSEPIRRSPLPGFGHSRNISGSGCVGTDSYHSTCFQADSLCEYNNAGGQFAQNDLSQLELVDELRHTWQQDFITDCKETVDTTQLGAIFHGAPECGVQKNVPQDNEEKVHVSPRESPFCSEQSYSSDKKKNTTALNAALKEIARVSEELCSYQDEIRKKSGDKRNRSESLCPPEGGNMLFNHIKTRLEVDEAPCDLGQIYDDLRAFERENWTSLSSDNTWQTDGGPSKSPRANAADLDRATPTSPGVLSEIDTAAPPIPPRSSSWNLSTPNQPDIELHIPESPMATVRKCHSPCVLVDRKCSSPSIVRKFGAMLQENEGKVLIDGVVSSCAVPANPKCNVGCCHNRWSCDASKFTNSKLSTHGTVQKSFSEVNILTAGKDMCSDHRPGVGGLKELQIPPIVKELPVDLLLSSLEISPASLKLQSSKRNIMLEQKTAEFNRTLFQAEMGRGVEDGFPVTDAGSVGVQPVFSATSALDDVIAPRETACQSHCTDVTTSVTGVYPEVTLSLSTLDPTIHEVQSRQTKCGTEVQEVRMNLSSEQPWIGIREADTVTSQSPAHHSEIKHKAQTASSPSRKTQHRAATEALFSEPVLPVNTVPGHNVDSSSSKNENSNEAKPQPARVGVSLQQPSAENKQRQMTQPRHVSVPQSDSSRPGPRIMTDHPWKPLTLAAYPRPEGSRSNYGAVERILKNYESAARAKQNQSHQDELSSSPNISVRQEETVSELDMLDMDPLPLPPTLRHTQASHTSTTHTTHAQLSSHFAMSVKEIHRTVQDKDKSPVSSSSVQKNFSRPARPANRRLPSRWASRSPTSSSSTSSSPSTTPVVPPSFHLKKHTSSFTYSHAFHIETVII
- the soga3a gene encoding protein SOGA3a isoform X3: MDKKRRKGGENRRILLDLKTVLEEVQLEVKREEEKRSELQLQYTRDRCAWELEKAELKCRIAQLEAKEAAGLISGGVQSAAAGPVSVLSRSVREQHGETSSLRREREEQRRLLADTHSAAMDLRCRLEHNERDWSREKAELLERFDVERREWESQLKDMQKKIEELYCEVRAKREGTGLDSGRQDNDDIVKRLSIRSTSTGSSLLSDNSRSEPLSSNSRSEPIRRSPLPGFGHSRNISGSGCVGTDSYHSTCFQADSLCEYNNAGGQFAQNDLSQLELVDELRHTWQQDFITDCKETVDTTQLGAIFHGAPECGVQKNVPQDNEEKVHVSPRESPFCSEQSYSSDKKKNTTALNAALKEIARVSEELCSYQDEIRKKSGDKRNRSESLCPPEGGNMLFNHIKTRLEVDEAPCDLGQIYDDLRAFERENWTSLSSDNTWQTDGGPSKSPRANAADLDRATPTSPGVLSEIDTAAPPIPPRSSSWNLSTPNQPDIELHIPESPMATVRKCHSPCVLVDRKCSSPSIVRKFGAMLQENEGKVLIDGVVSSCAVPANPKCNVGCCHNRWSCDASKFTNSKLSTHGTVQKSFSEVNILTAGKDMCSDHRPGVGGLKELQIPPIVKELPVDLLLSSLEISPASLKLQSSKRNIMLEQKTAEFNRTLFQAEMGRGVEDGFPVTDAGSVGVQPVFSATSALDDVIAPRETACQSHCTDVTTSVTGVYPEVTLSLSTLDPTIHEVQSRQTKCGTEVQEVRMNLSSEQPWIGIREADTVTSQSPAHHSEIKHKAQTASSPSRKTQHRAATEALFSEPVLPVNTVPGHNVDSSSSKNENSNEAKPQPARVGVSLQQPSAENKQRQMTQPRHVSVPQSDSSRPGPRIMTDHPWKPLTLAAYPRPEGSRSNYGAVERILKNYESAARAKQNQSHQDELSSSPNISVRQEETVSELDMLDMDPLPLPPTLRHTQASHTSTTHTTHAQLSSHFAMSVKEIHRTVQDKDKSPVSSSSVQKNFSRPARPANRRLPSRWASRSPTSSSSTSSSPSTTPVVPPSFHLKKHTSSFTYSHAFHIETVII